A window of [Clostridium] innocuum genomic DNA:
CTCAGGAAGAGGGAAAAGGATTTGAATTCGTTGATGCTACAGTCGGTGGAAGCGTACCTCGTGAATACATCAAGCCTACAGAAGAAGGTCTGAGAGATGCACTGGCAAACGGTATTGTTGCCGGATATCAGGTAATCGATATCAAAGCAACGCTGTTTGACGGTTCTTACCACGATGTCGATTCCAGTGAAATGGCGTACAAAATTGCGGCTAGTATGGCATTAAAGGCAGCTGCCAAGAAATGTAATCCGGTTATTCTGGAGCCGATCATGATGGTGGAGGTAACTGCACCAAATGAATATCTTGGATCCGTAATGGGTGACGTAAGCTCCCGTCGTGGTGCTATCGTTGACCAGGAAGAGAGAGGAAACGCGATTATCGTTAAGGCTCACATTCCGCTGTCAGAGATGTTCGGTTACGTTACAGACCTGCGTTCCTTCACTCAGGGACGTGGAAATTACTCTATGAAATTCGACCATTATGCCGAAGTACCGAAGAGTATTGCAGAAAAAATCATTAAAAACAATAGTTCTGAAAATTAACTGTTGCTTTTATAAAAACTTTGAATTAGAATATACTTGGAAACTAATAAATTAGGAGGAAAATTAAAATGGCAAAAGAAAAATTTGACCGTTCCAAAACACATGTTAACATTGGAACTATCGGACACGTTGACCACGGTAAAACTACGTTAACTGCTGCTATTACAAACGTTCTTGCAAAAGACGGTATGGCACAGGCACAGGCTTATGACCAGATCGATGGTGCACCTGAAGAAAAAGAACGTGGAATCACAATCAACACTGCACACGTTGAATATCAGACTGACAAGCGTCACTATGCACACGTTGACTGCCCAGGTCACGCTGACTACGTTAAGAACATGATCACTGGTGCTGCACAGATGGATGGTGCTATCCTGGTTGTTGCTGCATCTGATGGTCCTATGCCTCAGACTCGTGAGCACATCCTGCTTGCTCGTCAGGTAGGTGTTCCTTACATCGTTGTATTCCTGAACAAATGCGACATGGTTGATGACGAAGAACTGATCGACCTTGTTGAAATGGAAGTACGTGAGCTGTTAAGCGAGTACGGATTCGACGGAGATAACGCTCCGGTTATCCGTGGTTCTGCACTGAAGGCTCTGGAAGGTGACGACAAATACGTTGGCGCTATCAAAGAACTGATGGATGCAGTTGATGAATTCATCCCAGATCCAACTCGTGAAACTGACAAACCATTCCTGATGTCTGTAGAAGACGTTATGACAATCACAGGACGTGGTACAGTTGCTACAGGACGTGTTGAGCGTGGGGTAGTAAAACTGGGAGAAGAAGTTGAAATCGTTGGTATCAAGGATACTCAGAAAACTGTTGTTACCGGACTGGAAATGTTCCGTAAGCAGCTGGACTTCGCAGAATCCGGAGACAACATCGGTGCTCTGCTGCGTGGTATCAACCGTGACCAGATTCAGCGTGGACAGGTTCTTGCTAAACCAGGATCCGTACATCCACACACAAAGTTCAAGGCTCAGGTTTATGTATTAACAAAAGAAGAAGGTGGACGTCACACTCCATTCGTTTCTAACTACCGTCCTCAGTTCTACTTCCGTACAACTGACGTAACTGGTGTTATTACATTACCGGAAGGAACTGAAATGGTTATGCCTGGTGACAACGTTGAAATGAACGTTGAGCTGATTGCTCCAATTGCTATCGAAAACAACACAAAGTTCTCTATCCGTGAGGGTGGACGTACTGTTGGTTCCGGTAACGTTACAGAAATCATCGAGTAATTTTATAAAAACAATGAAAAGAGCACAATTGTGCTCTTTTTTCTGTGTGTTGTACCTTTTTTGTAGTATAATACAGGTAACGACAGAAGGGAGTGGGCAGTATGAACAGAAAAATGCTGGCACCTATCATAATTGGCATTTTGATTGCATTTTATATGATGATTTGGATCAGCTCCTTGTTTTTTCTGGATGCACCGGGGTTTCTCGTAATCTTGTTTGGCATCCCCATGCTGGCACTGCTTTTTCTGTGGATACATGTTGTCAAGGAACGGCTTGACGAGATAAGGAGCGGAGAAGAAGATGATCTTAGTAAATACTGATTACATTACCGGAAAAACGCTGAATATGCTGGGACTGGTAAAGGGAAGTACAATTCAGACAAAGAATATCGGTAAGGATATTTCTCAGGGCTTTAAGACACTGGTTGGTGGTGAGCTGAAGGCATACAATGAAATGATGAATGAGGCACGTGCACTGGCAACGAAGCGAATGGTGGAGGAGGCAGAGGCTCTCGGTGCTGACGCTATTGTCAACATCCGTTATGCATCCAGTGCCATCATGGGTGGAGCCGCAGAGGTTATAGCCTATGGTACAGCGGCAACCTTCCTGTAAAAGCAGCTTGTCTGCTTTTTTCTTTTCTTTTTTACACGGAGCGTGTATAATGATACTGTCATGACAGGGGTGCCGTAAGGCTGAGACAGTCCCTTATGACCTGATCTAGTTAATGCTAGCGTAGGGAGTCATATCTATCTTGAGTATTAGATTGGTTCACTTACGCCTCACGGAGGTGTTTTTTTATTGGAAAGGAGAACTATGGATGAAGCGTTTAAAAAGAATCGGTATGCCGCTGCTCACGCTGCTTCTGGTACTGGCAGTATGGGAAGGCTGTGTTCATATATTTGATATTGATTTGTATATTCTGCCGGCGCCCTCAACCATCCTACAGGCGCTGTTTGCGAATCGCGATATACTGTGGATGCATTCTCTGGTAACGCTGCAGGAGGCTGTCATCGGTTTATTGATCGCCACCCTGCTCGCAATCGTAATTGCGATTGGCATGGATCTTTCCCAGCTGTTTAAACACAGCATATTTCCCCATCTGGTTGTCACGCAGACAGTACCGGTCATGGTACTGGGACCGCTGTTTTCCATTTGGCTGGGTTTCGGCATGGCACCGAAGATTCTAATGGTCATCTTCATGTGCTTCTTTCCGGTCGCAATCGCCTTCTGTGACGCGCTGGGTAAAGTAGATGAGCATCAGATCAGTCTGCTGAAAAGCTTTGGAGCAAAAAAATGGCAGATATATGCATATGTGAAGATACCGGCGGCCTCCACTGCACTGTTTTCCGGATTGAAGGTAGCAGCTACCTACTGTATCGGTGGTGCTATCGTCGGAGAGTGGCTGAGTGCATCCGCAGGTCTTGGATACTATATGATCCGTGTAAAAAACGGCTATATGCTGGATAAGGTGTTTGCCTGCGTAGTGGTTATTATC
This region includes:
- the tuf gene encoding elongation factor Tu, yielding MAKEKFDRSKTHVNIGTIGHVDHGKTTLTAAITNVLAKDGMAQAQAYDQIDGAPEEKERGITINTAHVEYQTDKRHYAHVDCPGHADYVKNMITGAAQMDGAILVVAASDGPMPQTREHILLARQVGVPYIVVFLNKCDMVDDEELIDLVEMEVRELLSEYGFDGDNAPVIRGSALKALEGDDKYVGAIKELMDAVDEFIPDPTRETDKPFLMSVEDVMTITGRGTVATGRVERGVVKLGEEVEIVGIKDTQKTVVTGLEMFRKQLDFAESGDNIGALLRGINRDQIQRGQVLAKPGSVHPHTKFKAQVYVLTKEEGGRHTPFVSNYRPQFYFRTTDVTGVITLPEGTEMVMPGDNVEMNVELIAPIAIENNTKFSIREGGRTVGSGNVTEIIE
- a CDS encoding YbjQ family protein yields the protein MILVNTDYITGKTLNMLGLVKGSTIQTKNIGKDISQGFKTLVGGELKAYNEMMNEARALATKRMVEEAEALGADAIVNIRYASSAIMGGAAEVIAYGTAATFL
- a CDS encoding ABC transporter permease — translated: MKRLKRIGMPLLTLLLVLAVWEGCVHIFDIDLYILPAPSTILQALFANRDILWMHSLVTLQEAVIGLLIATLLAIVIAIGMDLSQLFKHSIFPHLVVTQTVPVMVLGPLFSIWLGFGMAPKILMVIFMCFFPVAIAFCDALGKVDEHQISLLKSFGAKKWQIYAYVKIPAASTALFSGLKVAATYCIGGAIVGEWLSASAGLGYYMIRVKNGYMLDKVFACVVVIIALSLLLHGAVVLLEAVLFPYARKKRGKAK